A genomic stretch from Microbacterium proteolyticum includes:
- the gcvP gene encoding aminomethyl-transferring glycine dehydrogenase, producing MTSVLPSRTDAGTPAAFTDRHIGVDAAAQARMLEVVGYDSVEALVETAVPASIHVQPRPTSSIPPAATEAEALAELRELASANRSARPLIGLGYYDTFTPSVIARNVLENPSWYTAYTPYQPEISQGRLEALINFQTMVTDLTGLATANASMLDESTAVVEGMLVARRASKAKTDVFLVDVDALPQTKALLHHRAAAVGIRIVETSFDGDLPEAFGAFVQYPGATGRVWDFSAVAEAVHAAGGLVVAAADLLALTLLRSPGALGADVAVGTTQRFGVPLGFGGPHAGYMAVRAGLERQLPGRLVGVSQDAVGAPAYRLSLQTREQHIRREKATSNICTAQVLLAVMAAMYAVYHGPQGLKGIATRVARKADALASALRSYDLTLVSDAFFDTVRVHVPGRAQDVVDRARERGYQLLWVDDATVGVSVDETTTDADIAAVLDAFGLAGFGSGAFGPAAVDLPEGVALRGVDESLHRDDEYLTHPVFHAHRSETAMMRYLKSLADRDYALDRGMIPLGSCTMKLNAATEMAAVSWPEFSRVHPFAPEADVLGSLEMIEQLERWLAEVTGYDAVSLQPNAGSQGELAGLLAIRGYHLANGDAERTVCLIPSSAHGTNAASAILAGMKVVVVACDEAGNVDLDDLRAKIAQHAEALSALMITYPSTHGVYEHDVLEITQAVHDAGGQVYVDGANLNALLGFARFGDLGGDVSHLNLHKTFAIPHGGGGPGVGPVAAKAHLAPFLPSHPFSQRADHAGGVFDGGPVSAAPHGSAGILPISWAYVRMMGAEGLRQATAAAVLSANYIAARLRDHYPVLYAGEGGLVAHECILDLRPLKEQTGVTVDDVAKRLIDYGFHAPTMSFPVAGTLMVEPTESEDLAELDRFVDAMIAIKHEALAVAAGEWPADDNPLVNAPHTAETVVVGEWEHPYSRETAVYPVRSLVRGKYWPPVRRIDQAYGDRNLVCSCPPPEAFA from the coding sequence ATGACCTCCGTCCTCCCCTCCCGCACGGATGCCGGGACCCCGGCCGCCTTCACGGATCGCCACATCGGCGTCGACGCCGCAGCGCAGGCCCGCATGCTCGAGGTCGTCGGGTACGACAGCGTCGAGGCGCTCGTCGAGACCGCCGTCCCGGCATCCATCCATGTGCAGCCGCGGCCGACGAGCTCGATTCCGCCCGCCGCGACCGAGGCCGAGGCACTCGCGGAGCTGCGTGAGCTCGCCTCCGCCAACCGGTCGGCGCGCCCGCTCATCGGTCTGGGCTACTACGACACGTTCACGCCGTCGGTGATCGCGCGGAACGTGCTCGAGAACCCCTCCTGGTACACCGCCTACACGCCCTACCAGCCCGAGATCTCGCAGGGGCGCCTCGAGGCGCTCATCAACTTCCAGACCATGGTCACCGACCTGACGGGCCTCGCCACGGCGAACGCCTCGATGCTCGACGAGTCCACCGCCGTGGTCGAGGGAATGCTCGTCGCCCGCCGCGCGTCGAAGGCCAAGACCGACGTCTTCCTCGTCGACGTCGACGCCCTGCCGCAGACCAAGGCGCTGCTGCACCACCGCGCCGCGGCCGTAGGTATCCGCATCGTTGAGACCTCGTTCGACGGCGACCTGCCCGAGGCGTTCGGCGCGTTCGTGCAGTACCCCGGCGCCACCGGCCGGGTGTGGGACTTCTCGGCCGTCGCCGAGGCGGTCCACGCCGCGGGCGGCCTCGTCGTCGCCGCGGCCGACCTGCTCGCCCTCACCCTGCTGCGGTCTCCGGGCGCGCTCGGCGCCGACGTCGCGGTGGGCACGACCCAGCGCTTCGGCGTGCCGCTCGGCTTCGGCGGTCCGCACGCGGGCTACATGGCCGTGCGCGCGGGCCTTGAGCGCCAGCTCCCGGGCCGTCTCGTCGGCGTGTCCCAGGATGCCGTCGGCGCCCCCGCCTACCGCCTGTCGCTGCAGACGCGTGAGCAGCACATCCGCCGCGAGAAGGCCACGTCCAACATCTGCACCGCCCAGGTGCTGCTGGCCGTCATGGCCGCGATGTACGCGGTGTACCACGGCCCCCAGGGGCTCAAGGGCATCGCGACGCGCGTCGCGCGGAAGGCCGACGCCCTGGCATCCGCTCTCCGCTCGTACGACCTGACCCTCGTCTCGGACGCCTTCTTCGACACCGTGCGCGTGCACGTGCCGGGCCGCGCGCAAGACGTGGTCGACCGTGCCCGTGAGCGCGGCTACCAGCTGTTGTGGGTGGATGACGCGACGGTCGGCGTCTCGGTCGACGAGACGACGACGGATGCCGACATCGCCGCCGTGCTCGACGCGTTCGGGCTCGCGGGCTTCGGCTCCGGGGCCTTCGGCCCGGCGGCGGTGGACCTGCCCGAGGGCGTCGCCCTGCGCGGCGTCGACGAGTCGCTGCACCGCGACGACGAGTACCTCACGCACCCCGTGTTCCACGCGCACCGCAGCGAGACGGCGATGATGCGCTACCTCAAGTCGCTCGCCGACCGTGACTACGCGCTCGACCGCGGCATGATCCCGCTCGGCTCGTGCACGATGAAGTTGAACGCGGCGACCGAGATGGCCGCGGTCTCGTGGCCGGAGTTCTCGCGCGTGCACCCGTTCGCCCCCGAGGCCGATGTGCTGGGCTCCCTCGAGATGATCGAGCAGCTCGAGCGCTGGCTCGCCGAGGTCACCGGGTACGACGCGGTGTCGCTGCAGCCGAACGCGGGCTCGCAGGGCGAACTCGCGGGCCTTCTCGCCATCCGCGGCTACCACCTCGCGAACGGCGACGCCGAGCGCACGGTGTGCCTCATCCCGTCGTCGGCGCACGGCACCAACGCCGCGTCCGCGATCCTGGCGGGGATGAAGGTCGTCGTCGTCGCGTGCGACGAGGCCGGCAACGTCGACCTCGACGATCTGCGGGCAAAGATCGCGCAGCACGCCGAGGCGCTGTCGGCCCTGATGATCACGTACCCCTCGACCCACGGGGTGTACGAGCACGACGTGCTCGAGATCACGCAGGCCGTGCACGACGCCGGCGGCCAGGTCTACGTCGACGGTGCGAACCTCAACGCGCTGCTCGGCTTCGCCCGGTTCGGCGACCTCGGCGGCGACGTGTCGCACCTCAACCTGCACAAGACGTTCGCGATCCCGCACGGCGGCGGCGGCCCCGGCGTGGGTCCGGTGGCGGCGAAGGCGCACCTGGCGCCGTTCCTGCCGTCGCACCCGTTCTCGCAGCGCGCCGACCATGCGGGAGGCGTCTTCGACGGCGGCCCCGTGTCGGCTGCACCGCACGGCTCCGCCGGCATCCTGCCCATCTCGTGGGCCTACGTGCGGATGATGGGCGCGGAGGGCCTTCGCCAGGCGACCGCCGCCGCGGTGCTCTCGGCCAACTACATCGCCGCACGCCTGCGCGATCACTACCCGGTGCTCTACGCGGGTGAGGGCGGGCTCGTCGCGCACGAGTGCATCCTCGACCTGCGGCCGCTGAAGGAGCAGACGGGCGTGACCGTGGACGACGTGGCCAAGCGCCTCATCGACTACGGCTTCCACGCGCCCACGATGTCGTTCCCGGTCGCCGGCACCCTGATGGTGGAGCCGACAGAGAGCGAAGACCTCGCCGAGCTCGACCGTTTCGTGGATGCCATGATCGCGATCAAGCACGAGGCGCTCGCCGTCGCCGCGGGGGAGTGGCCCGCTGACGACAACCCGCTCGTCAACGCCCCGCACACGGCCGAGACGGTGGTCGTCGGCGAGTGGGAGCACCCGTACTCGCGCGAGACCGCCGTGTACCCGGTGCGTTCGCTCGTCCGCGGCAAGTACTGGCCGCCCGTGCGCCGCATCGATCAGGCGTACGGCGACCGCAACCTCGTCTGCTCGTGCCCCCCGCCGGAGGCCTTCGCCTGA
- the gcvH gene encoding glycine cleavage system protein GcvH, whose product MTDLTALSYTSEHEWIALDGDIATVGITDFAAEKLGDVVFVELPGADSAVTAGDVCGEIESTKSVGELYAPLSGTVVEVNDAVVDDPSLVNAEPFVGGWLIKIRVEGDLPGDLLDRAAYEELTA is encoded by the coding sequence ATGACCGATCTCACCGCCCTCAGCTACACCTCCGAGCACGAGTGGATCGCCCTCGACGGCGACATCGCGACGGTCGGCATCACCGACTTCGCCGCCGAGAAGCTCGGCGACGTCGTGTTCGTCGAGCTCCCCGGCGCCGACTCCGCGGTCACCGCGGGCGACGTGTGCGGCGAGATCGAGTCGACGAAGTCGGTGGGCGAGCTCTACGCGCCGCTCTCCGGCACGGTCGTCGAGGTGAACGACGCCGTGGTCGACGATCCGTCGCTCGTGAACGCCGAGCCGTTCGTCGGCGGCTGGCTCATCAAGATCCGCGTCGAGGGCGACCTGCCCGGCGATCTGCTCGATCGCGCCGCCTACGAGGAGCTCACCGCATGA